One Halosegnis longus DNA window includes the following coding sequences:
- the truD gene encoding tRNA pseudouridine(13) synthase TruD, whose translation MKQAHRHERPTGVEWYVSDTDGTGGHLRDSADAFRVRELEAVEPEPLDADPGSYAHVVFRATLREWDTNAFAGALASKLGVSRERVSWAGTKDKYAVTTQLFSVRLDDERDLPELDGADIEPLGRVGRPVLFGDLAGNEFEISVAEADHPERASDITAELRAFAGDDERVGVPNYFGPQRFGSARPVTHRVGLAILRGEWEAAVRTYVTFTSETDPEESAKARRAVDDRWGGDWGELTELLPGRLNYERSLLQGLAETGGDDPEDFRAALERFPSNLQQLLVHAAQSYLFNRIVSTRLERGLPFDGAVAGDVVAFADRDAPLPVPDMDRLQRVDENRVTTVNRHVERGRAFVTAPLVGTETDLAGGEPGDIEREILADEGVEPSDFDLPGEFHSEGTRRAVLVTTDLTVTEPLTFQFQLPKGSYATTLLREYLKVAPDQLG comes from the coding sequence GTGAAACAGGCCCACCGCCACGAGCGTCCGACGGGCGTCGAGTGGTACGTCAGCGACACCGACGGCACCGGCGGCCACCTTCGCGACTCCGCCGACGCCTTCCGGGTGCGCGAACTCGAAGCCGTCGAGCCGGAGCCGCTCGACGCCGACCCCGGCTCGTACGCACACGTCGTCTTCCGGGCGACGCTGCGCGAGTGGGACACCAACGCCTTCGCGGGCGCGCTGGCGTCGAAACTCGGCGTCTCCCGCGAGCGCGTCTCGTGGGCCGGCACGAAGGACAAGTACGCGGTGACGACACAGCTGTTCTCCGTTCGACTCGACGACGAGCGCGACCTGCCCGAACTCGACGGCGCGGACATCGAGCCGCTCGGCCGCGTGGGCCGACCCGTCCTCTTCGGTGACCTCGCGGGCAACGAGTTCGAGATTTCGGTCGCGGAAGCCGACCATCCCGAACGCGCGAGCGACATCACCGCGGAACTCCGGGCGTTCGCCGGCGACGACGAGCGCGTCGGCGTGCCGAACTACTTCGGGCCACAGCGGTTCGGGAGCGCGCGGCCCGTCACCCACCGCGTCGGGCTGGCGATTCTCCGCGGCGAGTGGGAAGCGGCCGTCCGGACCTACGTCACGTTCACGAGCGAGACGGACCCCGAGGAAAGCGCGAAAGCGCGGCGGGCCGTCGACGACCGGTGGGGCGGCGACTGGGGTGAGCTGACGGAACTGCTCCCCGGCCGACTCAACTACGAGCGGTCGCTGTTGCAGGGACTGGCCGAGACCGGCGGCGACGACCCCGAAGACTTCCGGGCCGCGCTCGAACGGTTCCCGTCGAATCTCCAGCAGTTACTCGTCCACGCGGCGCAGTCGTATCTGTTCAATCGCATCGTCTCGACGCGGCTGGAGCGGGGGCTACCCTTCGACGGTGCGGTCGCGGGGGACGTGGTCGCCTTCGCCGACCGGGACGCCCCGCTTCCCGTGCCGGACATGGACCGGCTCCAGCGCGTGGACGAGAACCGCGTAACGACCGTCAATCGCCACGTCGAGCGCGGGCGGGCGTTCGTCACCGCACCGCTCGTCGGCACGGAGACCGACCTCGCGGGCGGCGAGCCGGGCGATATCGAACGCGAGATACTGGCCGACGAGGGAGTCGAGCCGTCGGATTTCGACCTGCCCGGTGAGTTTCACTCCGAGGGGACCCGGCGTGCCGTGCTCGTGACGACAGACCTCACGGTGACGGAGCCGCTGACCTTCCAGTTCCAGCTACCGAAGGGGAGCTACGCGACGACGCTGTTGCGGGAGTATCTGAAGGTCGCGCCCGACCAGTTGGGGTAG
- a CDS encoding class I SAM-dependent methyltransferase, translating into MDPENDAYGQLLRDHVDGEAGREILERDDGLVSVAPPPDRYFAEREEWSPREQTAIERAEGRVLDVGCGAGRVGRALDTEVVGIDVSPGAVAVSRERGVDAREVDVTETTQLAGEFDTVVMFGNTFGLVGTRERAPRVLDALAQVTTDDARILADTRDPHATDDAVHREYHNLNRRRGRLPGALRVRSRYETTATPWFDLLTVSPDELREVLAPSPWDLREVVASDERGSYVAELRKS; encoded by the coding sequence ATGGACCCCGAGAACGACGCCTACGGCCAACTGCTCCGCGACCACGTGGACGGCGAGGCAGGGCGCGAAATCCTCGAACGCGACGACGGATTGGTGTCGGTCGCGCCGCCGCCGGACCGCTATTTCGCCGAGCGCGAGGAGTGGAGTCCACGCGAGCAGACGGCCATCGAGCGCGCCGAGGGCCGCGTGCTCGACGTTGGCTGTGGCGCGGGTCGGGTCGGGCGCGCCCTCGATACCGAGGTCGTCGGTATCGACGTGTCGCCGGGAGCCGTAGCGGTGAGCCGCGAGCGGGGCGTCGACGCGCGGGAGGTGGACGTGACCGAGACCACGCAGTTGGCTGGGGAATTCGACACGGTCGTCATGTTCGGCAACACCTTCGGGCTGGTCGGGACGCGCGAGCGAGCGCCGCGGGTGCTCGACGCGCTGGCGCAGGTCACGACCGACGACGCCCGGATTCTCGCGGACACGCGCGACCCACACGCCACTGACGATGCCGTCCACCGCGAGTACCACAACCTGAACCGTCGGCGCGGCCGACTGCCGGGGGCGCTTCGGGTGCGGAGTCGCTACGAGACGACCGCCACCCCGTGGTTCGACCTGCTCACAGTGTCGCCCGACGAGCTGCGTGAGGTGCTCGCACCGTCGCCGTGGGACCTCCGCGAGGTCGTGGCGTCGGACGAGCGGGGCAGCTACGTCGCCGAGCTACGGAAGTCCTGA